In Harpia harpyja isolate bHarHar1 chromosome Z, bHarHar1 primary haplotype, whole genome shotgun sequence, a single window of DNA contains:
- the RPP25L gene encoding ribonuclease P protein subunit p25-like protein — protein MENYKKTRIVEKPCPLPFTDLPPDIIEMKVKDGSKIRNLMGYAIRKMEQESVRQILFTGSGKAVSKTITCVEIMKRRLKELHQITKVLFKQIEEIWEPIVPEAGLDALTVKRNIPAICVLLSKDALNPQEPGYQAPGSFDAFWIETLKAESQGQMKRKKGGGRGAGSMGKHPWSTGGGPGESCAKS, from the coding sequence ATGGAGAACTATAAGAAGACCAGAATCGTGGAGAAACCATGTCCTCTTCCTTTCACCGACCTGCCCCCTGATATTATTGAAATGAAAGTGAAGGACGGCAGCAAAATCAGAAATCTGATGGGCTATGCCATCAGGAAGATGGAGCAGGAATCGGTGAGACAGATCCTTTTCACTGGCTCAGGCAAGGCTGTCAGCAAGACCATTACCTGCGTGGAAATCATGAAACGAAGGCTCAAAGAGCTGCACCAGATCACCAAAGTGCTCTTCAAACAGATCGAAGAGATCTGGGAACCCATTGTGCCTGAGGCAGGCCTCGATGCCTTGACAGTGAAGAGAAACATTCCTGCCATATGCGTCCTACTCAGCAAAGACGCCCTCAATCCTCAGGAGCCGGGGTACCAGGCACCAGGCTCTTTTGACGCCTTCTGGATCGAGACACTTAAAGCAGAGTCCCAGGGccaaatgaagagaaagaagggtggcggcagaggagctggcagcaTGGGAAAGCACCCTTGGTCCACTGGAGGAGGGCCTGGGGAGTCCTGTGCCAAGTCCTGA